From the genome of Ctenopharyngodon idella isolate HZGC_01 chromosome 23, HZGC01, whole genome shotgun sequence, one region includes:
- the LOC127506437 gene encoding receptor-type tyrosine-protein phosphatase eta isoform X2, whose protein sequence is MSTLWLPLLLSSVIWAEEDYFHISPNATWDNYKFPEQNTTWDEARDHCQKCFKELTTITSGNVHLIVRKNASLNYWIGLRRSYNGTVPWSKWSNEDPVTYQNWYPGHPVPNKEKKKISICFSTTETPLSTLITTPTSTPVTSTQTSTVTTPITSPETSSNKTDGMCPILIEILECLNMVCNMTYNELKDAVHKYTYVIPQSVTPNTTTYSTTPHATTFSTVFNTATNGTTTESTTASNCILVEQPDPEVYIEDACVVLLSYGMWKEVKCNESHPFVCYDEQFFGQINISNVTKNTGNLSWSEAPGNITHYRVEITGNQTNQTFNNETTNLYTEIKDLVPGNLYSVQVFPVKCGRDLKPQNISFYTKPSAVENLTVVSVTTDSILLNWSKPEGGSEFYSVEYRKQNESYTQLKKTKCKDSKECNVTGLSPGFEYNFTVKAVVNENIEGESSSVSDYTKPSKVVNLTSTNDKSTDIIASWNLLAGNHSGYRYCLYEGSDCTTFENRTNCSITTNETIQEYGKTDGTRYCLCVEALTKNNSLSGEMVGIPAYTLPNTVSLSLEAKSNSITASWTIHGNYEKFNVTIETTQISPNYFIFSITNNLTYTFGGLMAAVNYTVTVVTLNGDLKSKPATNSKYTVPVSPSWVNAISDKTNITVTWGAPEDSKDALIEYFVQCRTDFWKEVFHNTTTNTSISFTHLKPGTKYDFNVSVVAGNLTSLPVNTSTKTEPEKRTLILTMLCSSETPLQCEKNETQTDLLDELNKTFNNGFHDLVHWKLKWVERKVNNP, encoded by the exons ATGAGCACACTGTGGCTGCCACTTCTCCTAA GCTCAGTCATATGGGCAGAGGAggattattttcatatttcccCCAATGCCACATGGGACAACTACAAGTTCCCTGAGCAAAATACCACATGGGATGAGGCCAGGGACCACTGCCAGAAATGTTTCAAAGAACTGACGACCATCACCAGTGGAAACGTCCACCTCATTGTGCGGAAGAATGCCTCTTTGAACTACTGGATCGGGCTCCGCAGGAGTTACAATGGCACCGTCCCATGGTCCAAATGGTCCAATGAGGATCCCGTTACATATCAGAATTGGTACCCTGGTCATCCTGTGccaaataaagaaaagaaaaagatttcTATATGTTTCTCAACTACAGAAACTCCACTGAGCACCCTAATAACTACCCCAACATCTACCCCAGTGACCTCAACACAAACCTCTACAGTAACTACTCCAATAACCTCTCCAGAGACATCTTCTAACAAAACAGATGGAATGTGTCCTATACTGATTGAGATCCTTGAATGCTTAAATATGGTATGTAATATGACATATAATGAACTAAAAGATGCAGTGCATAAGTACACATATGTGATACCCCAGTCTGTCACCCCTAACACCACAACATATAGCACCACCCCTCATGCCACCACATTTAGCACAGTCTTTAATACCGCAACAAATGGCACTACGACAGAGAGCACCACAGCCAGCAACTGCATCCTCGTAGAACAGCCGGATCCTGAAGTGTACATCGAGGATGCCTGCGTGGTCCTGCTCAGCTATGGCATGTGGAAAGAAGTAAAATGCAATGAAAGTCATCCCTTCGTCTGTTATGATG AACAATTTTTTGGACAAATAAACATTTCCAATGTGACCAAGAACACAGGCAATCTGAGCTGGAGTGAGGCTCCTGGAAACATCACTCACTACAGAGTGGAAATCACTGGGAACCAGACAAACCAGACATTTAACAATGAAACGACTAACCTGTATACAGAAATAAAGGATCTGGTCCCGGGAAATCTGTACAGTGTTCAGGTGTTTCCTGTGAAATGTGGCAGGGATCTCAAGCCGCAGAATATCTCCTTCTACACCA AGCCATCTGCTGTTGAAAATCTGACAGTAGTGAGCGTGACGACTGACAGCATCTTACTCAACTGGAGTAAACCAGAAGGAGGCAGTGAATTCTATTCAGTAGAGTACAGGAAGCAGAATGAATCCTATACTCAACTAAAAAAAACCAAATGCAAGGACAGCAAAGAGTGCAATGTTACAGGTCTTTCTCCAGGATTTGAGTATAATTTCACGGTTAAAGCTGTAGTGAACGAGAATATTGAAGGAGAGTCAAGCAGCGTTTCTGATTACACCA agcCTTCAAAGGTTGTAAACCTAACATCAACAAATGATAAAAGCACAGACATTATAGCCTCTTGGAACCTTCTTGCTGGTAACCATTCAGGTTACCGCTACTGTCTTTATGAAGGCAGTGACTGTACTACCTTTGAGAATCGAACAAACTGCAGCATTACAACAAACGAAACAATACAAGAGTATGGAAAAACAGATGGCACCAGGTATTGCCTGTGTGTGGAAGCACTAACAAAGAATAACAGCCTATCAGGAGAAATGGTTGGAATCCCAGCATACACAC tcCCGAATACTGTGAGCCTCTCTTTGGAAGCCAAAAGCAATTCCATAACAGCCAGCTGGACAATACATGGGAATTATGAAAAATTCAATGTGACAATTGAAACAACTCAAATCTCTCCAAACTATTTTATCTTTTCCATTACTAATAACTTGACTTACACTTTCGGGGGCCTGATGGCAGCAGTGAATTACACCGTTACAGTTGTCACTCTTAATGGTGACCTGAAAAGTAAACCTGCTACAAATTCAAAGTACacag TCCCTGTTAGTCCTAGTTGGGTAAATGCCATCTCTGACAAAACTAACATAACTGTAACCTGGGGAGCTCCAGAAGACTCAAAGGATGCCTTGATTGAGTATTTTGTGCAGTGTCGTACTGATTTCTGGAAAGAAGTTTTTCATAACACAACAACTAATACAAGCATCAGCTTTACTCATTTAAAACCAGGAACAAAATATGACTTTAATGTCAGTGTTGTGGCTGGAAATTTGACGAGTTTGCCAGTCAACACTTCTACAAAAACAG AGCCTGAGAAGAGGACACTGATCCTCACAATGTTGTGCTCCTCTGAAACGCCActtcaatgtgaaaaaaatgaaactcaGACTGATCTATTAGATGAG ctgaacaaaacatttaataatggATTTCACGACTTGGTCCACTGGAAGCTGAAGTGGGTGGAGAGGAAGGTGAACAATCCTTAA